The Listeria monocytogenes genome window below encodes:
- the mngB gene encoding mannosylglycerate hydrolase, protein MAKTKVHVIPHSHWDREWYFTSSRSTIYLVKHLKEVIETLEAKESYHFYLMDAQSSLIEDYLRYCPEDKTRLEKLITEKRLITGPWYTQTDQLVISQESIVRNLLYGTRIAREMGHSMAVGYVPDAFGQGGNMPQIYKEFGISKFLFWRGVADNRLKQTEFIWRGDDGTEMLAEQIPFGYYYGANIPENEAELKTYLDDQIGALEEKASTRNVYFPNGLDQAPVRKNLPELVAKFNELDNTREYQIASPETFFADLEKDVTNLPVIAGELTEGKHSRLHKSIFSTRADLKQANNEIENFLSNVLEPVLSISYSLGNRYPHNELAEIWKLMFENAAHDSIGGCNSDTTNRDVKHRYKLASDLATNLLDLNMRLISEKIEQKQPFQFTVFNPLPYEKSGVIKMTAYIPEDNFTIEDTQGNTLLYTILEKIDLTEYVLNQHIDLNPSKPVYLPEKVFLATMLVNVNSLPALGYDTIYFNLEKETAEQEPTQSATTKIENEFYEIHLADNHSLTIHDKKADRTYTDQMIFVENGDDGDSYNYSPPRKDLVISSKEAVINSVESSISSVNQTLTISFTLNVPYNLEERANGEKNNKMTIKTVISLRKNEELIRFDVQVANQVLSHRLCVTFATEIASKFSTADQLFAPIKRPVRLLEMDVWEAEEWQEAPISIEAMQSFVSLHDESHGVAVMTEGVREYEIIGENYDTISLTLFRTFSHMGKTDLLYRPGRASGESIVATPDAQLLGEVNATFALTLFESSFDEANIAKKAKEYLSNPPVYQMSDFLNGRLIYVYRDEEKTLEATYSLGLPTIDGAIISAVKKAEDSDAFITRFFNPYLQKEITIPEIFHGKERHLDESESNEKEATLKHAKVQTYLFEK, encoded by the coding sequence ATGGCTAAAACGAAAGTACACGTAATTCCGCATTCGCACTGGGATAGAGAATGGTATTTCACTTCAAGCCGTTCGACAATCTATTTAGTGAAGCATTTAAAAGAAGTAATTGAAACATTAGAAGCGAAAGAGAGTTACCATTTTTACTTAATGGATGCTCAAAGCTCTTTAATAGAAGATTATTTGCGCTACTGCCCGGAAGATAAAACAAGATTAGAAAAATTGATTACTGAAAAACGCCTTATTACCGGACCTTGGTATACACAAACGGATCAATTAGTGATTTCACAAGAATCAATCGTTAGAAACTTGTTATATGGTACGAGAATTGCACGCGAAATGGGACATAGCATGGCTGTCGGTTATGTCCCGGATGCGTTCGGACAAGGCGGGAACATGCCACAAATTTATAAAGAATTTGGGATTTCGAAGTTTCTTTTTTGGCGAGGAGTTGCTGATAATCGCTTGAAACAAACCGAATTTATCTGGCGCGGTGATGATGGGACGGAAATGCTAGCGGAGCAAATCCCGTTTGGTTATTATTACGGCGCGAACATTCCGGAAAATGAAGCCGAACTTAAAACCTATTTAGATGATCAAATTGGTGCTCTGGAAGAGAAAGCCTCAACGCGAAATGTCTATTTCCCAAATGGCTTAGACCAAGCGCCAGTTAGAAAAAATTTGCCAGAGCTAGTTGCTAAATTCAATGAATTAGATAACACTCGGGAATACCAAATCGCCTCACCAGAAACATTTTTCGCGGATTTAGAAAAAGATGTAACCAATTTACCAGTCATTGCTGGCGAACTAACAGAAGGAAAGCATAGTCGTCTGCACAAATCGATTTTCTCTACTCGAGCTGATTTAAAACAAGCAAACAATGAAATCGAAAACTTTTTAAGTAATGTATTAGAGCCAGTTCTTTCCATCAGCTACTCGCTTGGAAATCGCTATCCGCACAATGAACTCGCGGAAATTTGGAAACTGATGTTTGAAAATGCTGCGCACGATAGCATTGGCGGCTGCAATAGTGATACAACCAACCGCGACGTCAAACATCGTTACAAATTGGCTTCGGATTTAGCGACCAATTTACTTGATTTAAACATGCGGCTAATCAGCGAAAAAATCGAGCAAAAACAACCGTTCCAATTCACAGTTTTCAACCCACTACCATACGAAAAAAGTGGTGTTATCAAAATGACCGCGTACATTCCAGAAGATAATTTCACGATAGAAGATACGCAAGGAAACACGCTTCTATACACGATTCTAGAAAAAATAGACCTAACTGAATACGTCTTAAATCAACATATCGACCTAAATCCTAGCAAACCCGTTTATTTACCAGAAAAAGTCTTTTTAGCAACAATGCTAGTGAACGTAAATAGTCTTCCAGCGCTAGGCTACGACACCATCTACTTTAATTTAGAAAAAGAAACAGCGGAGCAAGAACCTACACAATCTGCCACGACAAAAATCGAAAATGAATTTTATGAAATTCATTTGGCGGACAATCATTCTTTAACAATTCATGACAAAAAAGCAGATAGAACCTACACAGATCAAATGATTTTCGTGGAAAATGGCGATGATGGCGATTCGTATAACTATTCACCACCACGTAAAGACCTTGTAATTTCATCAAAAGAAGCAGTCATAAATAGTGTGGAGTCAAGTATATCAAGCGTCAATCAAACTTTAACTATTTCCTTCACGTTAAATGTGCCGTATAATTTAGAAGAACGTGCAAATGGTGAAAAAAATAACAAAATGACCATCAAAACAGTAATTTCTTTGCGTAAAAATGAAGAACTCATTCGCTTTGATGTGCAAGTTGCTAATCAAGTATTGAGTCATCGTTTGTGTGTTACATTCGCCACCGAAATTGCTAGCAAATTCTCAACAGCTGATCAATTATTTGCTCCAATCAAGCGCCCAGTTCGCCTTCTGGAAATGGATGTATGGGAAGCGGAAGAATGGCAAGAAGCACCAATTTCAATTGAAGCAATGCAAAGTTTTGTGAGCTTGCACGATGAGTCGCATGGGGTTGCAGTGATGACAGAAGGCGTGCGCGAATATGAAATCATTGGCGAAAATTACGATACAATTTCGCTAACCTTATTCCGTACATTCAGCCATATGGGTAAAACAGATTTACTATATCGTCCCGGTCGCGCTTCGGGTGAATCAATTGTTGCGACGCCAGACGCACAACTACTTGGCGAGGTAAACGCTACATTTGCGCTAACTTTATTCGAAAGCTCTTTTGACGAAGCGAATATCGCGAAAAAAGCAAAAGAATACTTATCAAATCCACCAGTTTACCAAATGTCAGACTTCCTAAATGGTCGGTTGATCTATGTTTACCGTGACGAAGAAAAAACACTGGAGGCCACTTATAGCCTTGGACTTCCGACAATAGACGGAGCGATTATTAGTGCAGTGAAAAAAGCTGAAGACAGCGATGCCTTCATTACACGCTTTTTCAATCCATATTTACAAAAAGAAATTACAATTCCAGAAATTTTCCATGGCAAAGAACGCCACTTGGATGAAAGTGAGTCAAACGAGAAAGAAGCGACATTAAAACATGCCAAAGTACAAACATATTTATTTGAAAAGTAA
- a CDS encoding BglG family transcription antiterminator: MGYFAYKRLETLYGMLLDAGSYLSAQKLSQELHISERTIRTDIAKLTEFLENHGATITLTRGAGYKIEIQDPAAFQTFQTEKNKPKNADYFDLDNPEERVKYEIFLLLSSADYIKLEDLADTIFASRPTISNDMKQVRKVIASYGLSLISKPGSGVKIIGDEEKMRYALTALIASKNAPESYLETFFEWHKQKDKLQKLMTAVTDYFFATNIRFTDEALQNLLLHMMILVERIELGYTLEKFELTDVSEEEIVIADKLATILESLFEIDIADADKNYLLLQIASKRILNVEDKEISEFDDYAYIEGMLNRIESHYFYHLQDDMQLKKDLVAHIHSMLYRVKYHMTVKNPMTEHIKRYYPLAYEITLDAVESLKQDYPYDINQNELAYLALHIGASLERNYQISYYRHKSALIVCGSGFGTARIVEAKVKSAVSNLDITKVVSIQEYNRFIHIEEDIILSTVRIPEKNKPVIKISNIPTKEELKMLGAIIQEQTDPNRGFLSNFFTADFFARSAMTSKTAILEEMVDSLEQQNIVGEEFLHSVLEREKLGSTVLGTGIAIPHPLGLMAKETKIVIRILDKPIKWDQKQSVRAVFLLCISKNDYEEAINIYELLVELVREEYGEKLSRLTDFYSFTALANDILKKK, encoded by the coding sequence ATGGGATATTTCGCTTATAAACGTTTAGAAACACTATATGGCATGCTCCTTGATGCGGGTAGCTACTTATCAGCTCAGAAACTCAGCCAAGAATTACATATTTCCGAACGAACAATACGCACAGATATTGCTAAATTAACCGAGTTTCTCGAAAATCACGGAGCAACTATAACACTTACTCGAGGCGCGGGATACAAAATTGAAATCCAGGATCCAGCTGCCTTTCAAACTTTCCAAACCGAAAAAAACAAACCTAAAAACGCTGACTATTTTGATTTAGATAATCCTGAAGAACGTGTGAAATACGAGATTTTCTTGCTTTTATCAAGCGCCGACTATATCAAATTGGAAGACCTAGCGGATACAATCTTTGCCAGCCGTCCAACCATTTCTAATGATATGAAACAAGTTAGAAAAGTAATTGCATCCTATGGTTTATCGCTTATCTCAAAACCAGGCAGTGGGGTTAAAATTATTGGCGACGAAGAAAAAATGCGCTATGCTTTAACAGCGCTAATCGCTTCCAAAAATGCCCCGGAATCTTACTTAGAAACGTTTTTTGAATGGCATAAGCAAAAAGACAAACTTCAAAAATTAATGACAGCTGTTACCGATTATTTCTTTGCAACCAATATTCGTTTCACAGACGAAGCACTTCAAAATTTACTTTTACATATGATGATTTTAGTGGAACGGATTGAACTTGGATATACGTTGGAAAAATTTGAATTGACAGATGTTAGTGAAGAAGAAATCGTGATTGCGGATAAATTAGCGACTATTTTAGAATCACTTTTTGAAATAGACATTGCGGACGCAGACAAAAATTATTTGCTTCTCCAAATTGCCAGCAAGCGAATACTGAACGTTGAAGACAAAGAAATTAGCGAATTTGACGATTATGCTTATATTGAAGGCATGTTGAACCGCATTGAATCGCATTATTTTTATCATTTACAAGATGATATGCAACTGAAAAAGGATCTTGTTGCCCATATTCATTCCATGTTATACCGTGTGAAGTACCATATGACTGTCAAAAATCCAATGACAGAGCACATCAAACGCTATTATCCTTTAGCTTACGAAATCACGCTGGATGCAGTAGAATCACTAAAACAAGATTATCCATACGATATTAATCAAAATGAATTAGCTTATTTAGCGCTTCATATCGGCGCGTCATTAGAACGAAATTATCAAATTTCCTATTATCGTCATAAATCTGCTTTAATTGTTTGTGGGTCTGGTTTTGGAACGGCCCGAATTGTGGAAGCCAAAGTAAAATCGGCGGTGAGCAATCTCGACATTACAAAAGTTGTTTCGATTCAAGAATATAACCGATTCATCCATATTGAAGAAGACATTATTCTTTCCACTGTTAGAATACCTGAGAAAAACAAACCAGTCATCAAAATCAGCAACATCCCAACAAAGGAAGAATTAAAAATGCTTGGTGCAATTATTCAAGAACAAACCGATCCTAACCGCGGCTTTCTATCGAATTTCTTTACAGCTGATTTTTTTGCGAGAAGCGCTATGACAAGCAAAACGGCAATTTTAGAAGAAATGGTCGACTCATTGGAGCAGCAAAATATTGTTGGCGAGGAGTTTTTGCACTCTGTTCTTGAACGAGAAAAATTGGGCTCCACTGTACTAGGTACCGGAATTGCCATCCCGCATCCACTTGGGCTAATGGCAAAAGAAACAAAAATCGTTATTCGTATATTAGATAAACCAATCAAGTGGGATCAAAAACAATCTGTTCGAGCAGTCTTTTTATTATGTATTAGTAAAAATGACTATGAAGAAGCCATTAATATTTATGAATTGCTTGTGGAACTAGTGCGTGAGGAATACGGTGAGAAATTGTCCAGACTGACCGATTTTTATTCATTCACAGCTTTAGCAAATGATATTTTGAAGAAAAAGTAA
- a CDS encoding DUF4064 domain-containing protein, with the protein MNRQTEFTLLIVGASLSILVFLGAVFYSLIFGFNTLMVTDTFGYYSSSEEAIVLGIITFFSIIAAFFALVSAVFGFIGAFKIKSDGPKVKQLGVCFIILGGLQVFAIHGILFLIAGILTVTKKEYKTISKEDEGTKWE; encoded by the coding sequence ATGAACAGACAAACAGAATTTACATTACTTATCGTAGGGGCATCTTTAAGCATCTTAGTATTTCTAGGGGCAGTATTTTATTCCTTAATTTTTGGATTTAATACGCTAATGGTAACAGATACTTTTGGTTATTATAGTAGCTCAGAAGAAGCAATTGTACTTGGAATAATTACGTTCTTTTCTATAATTGCTGCATTTTTTGCGCTCGTATCAGCAGTTTTTGGCTTCATTGGTGCATTTAAAATTAAAAGTGACGGTCCAAAAGTAAAACAATTAGGCGTTTGCTTTATTATTTTAGGTGGATTACAAGTGTTCGCTATTCACGGAATTTTATTTTTGATTGCAGGCATTTTAACGGTTACAAAAAAAGAATACAAAACAATATCTAAAGAAGATGAGGGGACAAAATGGGAATGA